The DNA segment GCAACCCAAGGTCCTTGTCTTATTCATATGCCTGTAAGCAGGGAAGAGAAGGTTCTGCCTATGGTTCCTCCGGGAGCTGCAAACAGAATAATGATTGGAGGCGATACAAATGGCTAATCATGCACGTACTGTTTTAGATATTCATGTAAACAACCATCCTGGTGTGATGGCACATGTGACAGGCCTTTTTTCACGACGTGCGTTTAACGTAGAAGCTATTTTGTGTCTGCCGGTAGAAGATAGCACTACAAGCCGAATCTGGTTGTTGGTGAACGAGGATGGTAGGCTTGATCAGATGATGCGGCAGATGCGTAAGCTTCAGGATGTGTATGAAGTCAATGCAATAGCTGAGTATACTAAAGTTTTTTCTGATCTAGCTTCTGTGATGAGTACTGAATCGAACCAAGTTGTAACAGAATAATAGCTCAGTTGTTTTGTTCGAGTGCTGCACCGAAACGCATTCGAGCATTAAAATCCCGTGTATGAGAACCATCGTACGCGGGATTTTACTTTTCCATTTTGTTCTGAATGGATGAAACCTTCTGTTTGCTCAAGTTTGAGAACTTGGGTACATACTTGGCGATGCATTTTTATCTTCGGAGTACTTCATGCGAATAGGATCCAAGCTCGTCACCGGATACGTATTGTTGTTAGGGCTCATGGGAGCTCTTGTTTTTTTTGGAATTAGCGGTGAGCAGCGGTTATCAAAAAATTATGATGCGCTTGTCAGACTTTCCCAGTTGGAAAGCAGCATTGCTATGGTACATAAAGCATCTCTTTCCGGTGCAGGGCATGAGGCCTTGCTTGCGCTGAGTGCTGAACTTGCCAAAGAGCTTAAAGAATTTGATGTAAAGAAAAATTCAAATGAAGCAGCAGTAATACGACGAGCCCAACTAGCAAACATGGGGTACAAAGAAAAGCTGGAAGCACTAAAGACTCTTGAAGCAGGAATTAACCGCTATATTCAACTTTCCAAAGAGAATGTGCAAAATATCGCTGAAGATGTTGAGCGGATCGCAGGTATCATTGCTGAGCAAAATGTTTCCTTGCTCAGCGTCTCATCTCTGGAAGCGCAAAAAAAACGTAATGCGCGGCTTAAATCTATGCAGACGAGTATCCAGAACGTGCAGGTTGCGTTGCGGTTGATGGAAGCAACAAATACGAAGAAGGACTACGATACTGCGAAGGAAAATGCAGAGTTGCTTCTTGAGAATTGTACTGCATTGCGTAACAGCATGAAAGCTATGGATCTGTTGGTGCTAGATCGAGCTATTGTTGCTGCAAAAAATTTAAATACAGATTTTATTCAGCTTGGTCAGCTTTATAATAGAGCATTTGAAGTTGACACAGATATTGGCTCAGGCCTTTCGAATGTTAACGTTGCTATAAGGCAGCTTGCGGATTCTCAGCGGGACAAGCTGGCATTTGTACGTGAGTCATCCATTATTCCGGGCGTTGCAATTGTGGCTGGTGCTGTCATTGTTGCATTAATTAGTTATCTGCTTATGGTTAGAGCGACAGGGAGCTTTGTATCACGTGTTGAGCAGGCTACTGCTGGGCTGATGTCAGGTGACCGACCTCCATCTTTTAGTACAGTGCGTGGTATGTCTCCAGTGGAAGTTGCGCTCTGGGATGCGTGGAGTAACGTTACAGAGCAGACTAGGGCTTTAGAAAAAATTGCAGTAGGGGAGCCTGTCACAGATCTTGAAAACAATCTGGGGCTTGATGCATTGAGTCGCGCTATTGGTGATGTAGAAGTTTCTCGCCGTGAAGTTGAGCGCAGCTTGCGGCAATGTCTTGAATCTGTAAATATTCCCGCAAGTGGTAATGCATCTGATATGTTACAGGCTTTAAAAACATGCGTGTATGACTCGTCTACTTCGCTTGCGTCGATTACAGAGAAAGTTCAGGAGTTGCGCGAATCGGGCTTTAAATTGGAAAAAGGGATCACCCAGGCTACTAAACAGAGTGAACAGGCTTTCGCGACATTGCATCGTGTAAATACTTTTAGTGAGTTATCCTCGGCGGTATCCTCCGCGCTGGATGCCCTTGTAACACCAAAGGGTCTACCTGTTTCTACTATTGCTGAACTTAAATCACAGTTTTCAGAAATTGAACGCGCTG comes from the Halodesulfovibrio marinisediminis DSM 17456 genome and includes:
- the ilvN gene encoding acetolactate synthase small subunit, translating into MANHARTVLDIHVNNHPGVMAHVTGLFSRRAFNVEAILCLPVEDSTTSRIWLLVNEDGRLDQMMRQMRKLQDVYEVNAIAEYTKVFSDLASVMSTESNQVVTE